A genomic window from Cupriavidus basilensis includes:
- a CDS encoding MDR family oxidoreductase: MTFQALLLTQADGVTHAAVTALDESSLPAEGDVLVAIDYSTINFKDGLAITGRSPVVRKWPMVAGIDGAGTVLESTHARWKAGDKVVLNGYGVGETHWGCLAQRARLKGDWLVALPPAFNTRQAMAIGTAGYTAMLSVLALERAGIKPGDGEVLVTGASGGVGSVAIAILSKLGYRVVASTGKTAEADFLKALGAAEVIDRAELGKPNKPMQKERWAAVVDSVGSHTLVNACAQVRYGGAVTACGLAQGLDFPASVAPFILRGITLYGIDSVMAPMALREQAWQRLSQDLEPDRLRAITREIGLSEAIEAGRKIVDGGMRGRVVVNVNA, translated from the coding sequence ATGACGTTCCAGGCATTGCTGCTGACCCAGGCCGACGGCGTGACCCACGCCGCCGTTACCGCGCTCGACGAATCCAGCCTGCCCGCCGAGGGCGACGTGCTGGTGGCCATCGACTACTCCACCATCAATTTCAAGGACGGGCTGGCCATTACCGGCCGCTCGCCGGTGGTGCGCAAGTGGCCGATGGTGGCGGGCATCGATGGTGCCGGCACGGTGCTGGAATCCACGCATGCACGCTGGAAGGCCGGCGACAAGGTTGTGCTCAATGGCTATGGCGTGGGCGAGACGCATTGGGGTTGCCTGGCGCAGCGCGCCCGCCTCAAGGGCGACTGGCTGGTGGCGCTGCCGCCTGCCTTCAACACCCGGCAGGCCATGGCCATCGGCACGGCCGGTTATACCGCCATGCTGTCGGTGCTGGCGCTGGAGCGCGCTGGCATCAAGCCGGGCGATGGCGAGGTGCTGGTGACCGGCGCCTCGGGCGGCGTGGGCTCGGTGGCCATCGCCATCCTGTCGAAGCTGGGTTATCGCGTGGTGGCCTCCACCGGCAAGACGGCCGAAGCGGATTTCCTCAAGGCGCTGGGCGCGGCCGAGGTGATCGACCGAGCGGAGCTGGGCAAGCCCAACAAGCCGATGCAGAAGGAGCGCTGGGCGGCGGTGGTGGATTCGGTGGGCTCGCACACGCTGGTCAATGCTTGCGCGCAGGTGCGCTACGGCGGCGCGGTCACCGCGTGCGGGCTGGCGCAGGGGCTGGATTTCCCGGCTTCGGTGGCACCCTTCATCTTGCGCGGCATCACGCTCTACGGCATCGATAGCGTGATGGCCCCGATGGCCTTGCGCGAGCAGGCCTGGCAGCGGCTGTCGCAGGACCTGGAGCCGGATCGCCTGCGCGCGATCACCCGCGAGATCGGCTTGTCGGAGGCGATCGAGGCCGGGCGCAAGATCGTCGACGGTGGCATGCGCGGCCGCGTGGTGGTGAACGTCAACGCCTGA
- a CDS encoding M61 family metallopeptidase — translation MKPIHYAIAPLQPEAHLFAVTVTVDAPHPAGQQFYLPAWIPGSYMIRDFARNIVRIRAQAGGKPVALTKLDKQSWQAAPVDGPLTLSYEVYAWDLSVRAAHLDATHGFFNGSSVFLCAEGQADLPCTVDIHAPAGEAYAGWRVATAMREAPGRGGAKRYGFGRYQVADYDELVDHPVEMGNFTMGSFRACGAQHDVVFTGRVPQLDLERVCRDLKQICEAQIRLFEPETEAAPFLDSNHRYVFMTMVTTDGYGGLEHRASTALMCARADLPARGKQEATEGYRTFLGLCSHEYFHTWNVKRIKPAAFVPYRLREETYTPLLWLFEGFTSYYDDLMLVRSGRITEKQYVELLAKTWNGVLRGNGRTKQSVADSSFDAWTKYYRQDENAPNSIVSYYTKGSLVALALDLTIRTKTRNRRSLDDIMRALWRRYGSGFYAPGAQQRGVTEAEVHALFDEVSGLRLGALLRSLTEGTGEMQLAALLKPFGIKAVPTKPERNAALGIKTKTEDGWVRVTQVLDGGAAQAAGISAGDLLAAVDGLRVAPGQLDKLLARYRDGDSAECHVFRRDELHVLPLTFAREPAAQYTVTAEGGRQAMRARWLGL, via the coding sequence ATGAAGCCGATCCATTACGCCATTGCCCCGCTTCAACCGGAAGCGCACCTGTTCGCCGTCACCGTCACGGTAGACGCCCCCCATCCCGCCGGCCAGCAGTTCTACCTGCCGGCGTGGATTCCCGGCAGCTACATGATCCGTGACTTCGCACGCAATATCGTGCGCATCCGCGCGCAGGCCGGCGGCAAGCCGGTGGCGCTGACCAAGCTGGACAAGCAGAGCTGGCAGGCGGCCCCGGTGGACGGGCCGCTTACGCTCAGCTATGAGGTCTACGCCTGGGACTTGTCGGTGCGCGCAGCGCACCTGGACGCCACGCACGGCTTCTTCAACGGCAGCTCGGTCTTCCTCTGCGCCGAAGGGCAGGCAGACCTGCCCTGCACGGTCGATATCCATGCGCCCGCCGGCGAGGCCTATGCCGGCTGGCGGGTCGCCACGGCCATGCGCGAGGCGCCCGGGCGCGGTGGCGCCAAGCGCTACGGCTTCGGCCGCTACCAGGTGGCCGACTACGACGAACTGGTCGATCACCCGGTTGAGATGGGCAACTTCACCATGGGCAGCTTCCGCGCCTGCGGCGCCCAGCACGACGTGGTGTTCACGGGCCGCGTGCCGCAGCTCGATCTCGAGCGCGTCTGCCGCGACCTGAAGCAGATCTGCGAAGCGCAGATCCGCCTGTTCGAGCCCGAGACCGAGGCTGCGCCATTCCTCGACAGCAACCACCGCTACGTGTTCATGACCATGGTCACGACGGACGGCTACGGCGGCCTGGAGCATCGCGCCAGCACCGCGCTGATGTGCGCGCGCGCCGACCTGCCGGCGCGCGGCAAGCAAGAAGCCACCGAGGGCTACCGCACCTTCCTCGGGTTGTGCAGCCACGAGTATTTCCATACCTGGAACGTCAAGCGCATCAAGCCCGCGGCGTTCGTGCCCTACCGGCTGCGCGAGGAAACCTACACGCCGCTGCTGTGGCTGTTCGAGGGTTTCACCAGCTATTACGATGACCTGATGCTGGTGCGCAGCGGGCGCATCACCGAGAAGCAGTACGTGGAGCTGCTGGCCAAGACCTGGAACGGCGTGCTGCGCGGCAACGGCCGCACCAAGCAGAGCGTGGCCGATAGCTCGTTCGATGCCTGGACCAAGTACTACCGCCAGGACGAAAACGCGCCCAACTCCATCGTCAGTTATTACACCAAGGGCTCGCTCGTTGCCCTGGCGCTGGATCTCACCATCCGCACCAAGACCCGCAACCGCCGCTCGCTCGACGACATCATGCGCGCGCTGTGGCGGCGCTACGGCAGCGGCTTCTATGCGCCAGGCGCGCAGCAGCGCGGCGTGACCGAGGCCGAGGTGCACGCCTTGTTCGATGAGGTCAGCGGCCTGCGCCTGGGCGCGCTGCTGCGCTCGCTCACCGAAGGCACCGGCGAGATGCAACTCGCTGCGCTCCTCAAGCCCTTCGGCATCAAGGCGGTGCCGACCAAGCCCGAGCGCAACGCCGCGCTCGGCATCAAGACCAAGACCGAGGATGGCTGGGTGCGCGTGACCCAGGTGCTCGACGGCGGCGCGGCCCAGGCGGCCGGGATCTCGGCGGGCGACCTGCTGGCCGCGGTGGACGGCCTGCGTGTCGCCCCTGGCCAGCTCGACAAGCTGCTGGCACGGTATCGCGACGGCGATAGCGCCGAGTGCCACGTGTTCCGCCGCGATGAGCTGCATGTGCTGCCACTGACCTTCGCGCGCGAGCCGGCGGCGCAGTACACCGTGACGGCCGAAGGCGGCCGCCAGGCCATGCGCGCGCGCTGGCTGGGCCTGTAG
- a CDS encoding UbiH/UbiF family hydroxylase, producing the protein MTRPSPSRFQVAVVGGGIVGKACALLLAQQGMQVALVAPRSPASAASAATADPGQWDSRIYAFSASSQALLEQLRVWEALDPARMQPVCDMRVFGDASAAQANASAAGDLHFSAYAATVAQLAWIIESGHVERVLDTALRFQHQVHWHDDTAAAFARDHDGVTLTLAGGGKVRAACVVGADGARSWVREQCHIPVTKRHYRQLGVVANFECELPHQDTAWQWFLGTPPKLMADEEPANGEILALLPLPGQRVSMVWSADDAHASELLALSPEALADTVMQAASGAVGRQFGALRCVTPAQGFPLVLQRADQFVQPHVALVGDAAHVVHPLAGQGMNLGLRDVAELGRVMAAKESFRAEGDLRLLRRYERARATDLLSLTAATDGLHRLFSLPGGVARTVRNAGMRVVGSQSLLKRFLIGRALG; encoded by the coding sequence TTTCCAGGTTGCCGTGGTTGGCGGCGGCATCGTCGGCAAGGCTTGTGCGTTGCTGCTGGCCCAGCAGGGCATGCAGGTGGCGCTGGTTGCGCCGCGCTCTCCCGCTTCCGCAGCTTCCGCCGCTACAGCGGATCCTGGCCAGTGGGACAGCCGCATCTACGCCTTCTCGGCGAGCTCGCAAGCCCTGCTGGAGCAGTTGCGCGTGTGGGAGGCGCTGGACCCGGCGCGGATGCAGCCGGTGTGCGACATGCGCGTGTTCGGCGATGCGAGCGCGGCGCAGGCGAATGCCTCGGCTGCCGGTGATCTCCATTTCTCGGCCTACGCGGCCACCGTTGCGCAACTGGCGTGGATCATCGAATCCGGCCATGTGGAGCGCGTGCTCGATACCGCGCTGCGCTTCCAGCACCAGGTGCACTGGCATGACGATACGGCTGCGGCGTTCGCGCGCGACCATGATGGCGTGACGCTGACCCTGGCCGGCGGCGGCAAGGTGCGCGCGGCTTGCGTGGTGGGCGCCGATGGCGCGCGCTCGTGGGTGCGCGAGCAATGCCACATTCCGGTCACCAAGCGCCACTATCGCCAGCTTGGCGTCGTGGCGAATTTCGAATGTGAGCTGCCGCACCAGGACACGGCCTGGCAGTGGTTCCTGGGCACGCCGCCCAAGCTGATGGCGGACGAGGAGCCGGCCAACGGCGAGATCCTGGCGTTGCTGCCGTTGCCGGGACAGCGCGTGTCGATGGTGTGGTCGGCCGACGATGCCCATGCGAGCGAGTTGCTGGCGCTGTCGCCCGAGGCGCTGGCCGATACCGTGATGCAGGCCGCCAGCGGCGCAGTGGGACGCCAGTTTGGCGCGCTGCGCTGCGTGACGCCGGCGCAGGGCTTCCCCCTGGTGCTGCAGCGCGCCGATCAGTTTGTGCAGCCGCACGTGGCACTGGTGGGCGACGCCGCCCACGTGGTGCACCCGTTGGCGGGGCAGGGCATGAACCTGGGTTTGCGTGATGTGGCGGAACTTGGCCGCGTGATGGCCGCCAAAGAGTCTTTCCGCGCAGAAGGCGACTTGCGCTTGCTGCGCCGCTACGAGCGCGCGCGCGCCACCGATTTGTTGTCGCTGACGGCGGCTACCGATGGCCTGCATCGGCTGTTTTCCCTGCCTGGCGGCGTGGCGCGCACGGTGCGCAATGCCGGCATGCGGGTCGTGGGTAGCCAGTCGCTGCTCAAGCGTTTTCTTATCGGCCGCGCGCTGGGCTGA
- a CDS encoding DsbC family protein: MLHFLRRRPALCATIVGGIAAAGFALHAMAAGEPGTDRIKESVQKMLGGRAEVKSVAKTPVPGLFEVNIGGQVVYTDATGRYIINGEMVDSKTGTNLTEERLADINRIKWSDLPLARAIKWSKGDGSRQVAVFSDPNCGYCKRIEQTFQQMDNITVYTFLYPVLSPDSSVKAKQVWCSADRTKAWRDWMLSHVALAGNGNCKTPVDDNLALGQSLNITGTPAVFFMDGTRIPGAADAATLERKLASLKK, translated from the coding sequence ATGTTGCATTTCCTGCGCCGCCGTCCCGCCCTGTGCGCCACCATCGTTGGCGGCATCGCGGCTGCCGGCTTCGCGCTGCACGCCATGGCGGCGGGCGAGCCCGGCACCGACCGCATCAAGGAATCGGTGCAAAAGATGCTGGGCGGGCGCGCTGAAGTGAAGAGCGTGGCCAAGACGCCCGTGCCCGGCTTGTTCGAGGTCAACATCGGTGGCCAGGTGGTCTACACCGATGCCACCGGCCGCTACATCATCAACGGCGAGATGGTGGACTCCAAGACCGGCACCAACCTGACCGAGGAACGGCTGGCCGATATCAACCGCATCAAGTGGTCGGACCTGCCGCTGGCGCGCGCGATCAAGTGGAGCAAGGGCGATGGCAGCCGCCAGGTGGCGGTGTTCTCCGACCCCAACTGCGGTTACTGCAAGCGCATCGAGCAGACGTTCCAGCAGATGGACAACATCACTGTCTACACCTTCCTGTACCCGGTGCTGTCGCCGGATTCGTCGGTAAAAGCCAAGCAGGTCTGGTGCTCGGCTGACCGCACCAAGGCCTGGCGCGACTGGATGCTGAGCCACGTGGCGCTGGCCGGCAACGGCAACTGCAAGACGCCGGTCGATGACAACCTGGCGCTCGGCCAGAGCCTGAACATCACCGGCACCCCGGCCGTATTCTTCATGGACGGCACCCGCATTCCCGGCGCAGCCGACGCCGCCACGCTCGAGCGCAAGCTCGCCAGCCTCAAGAAGTAA